The Primulina eburnea isolate SZY01 chromosome 8, ASM2296580v1, whole genome shotgun sequence genome contains a region encoding:
- the LOC140839120 gene encoding uncharacterized protein — protein sequence MLGPELLQQMVDVVALIRQRMKTAQSRQTSYANVRRRPLEFNVGDNVFVKIAPLKGVMRFGKKGKLSPCYIEPFEILDRIGERANQLALPPDLDRVHNVFHVSMLRKYLSNPSHVLRHEALDLLPNLSYEEVPVQIIDRKFTVLRNKEIIFVKVLWRNHEIEEATWETEEEMRQRYPDLF from the coding sequence atgttgggacccgAGTTGCTTCAACAAATGGTTGATGTGGTCGCACTGATCAGacagagaatgaagacggctcAATCTCGACAGACAAGTTATGCAAATGTTCGAAGAAGGCCTTTGGAATTCAATGTAGGTGACAATGTGTTCGTTAAGATAGCTCCCCTCAAGggagttatgagatttggaaagaaaggtaaGTTGAGTCCTTGCTATATCGAaccttttgagattctggatAGGATTGGTGAAAGAGCGAATCAATTGGCTTTGCCTCCGGATTTGGATCGAGTTCACAATGTCTTCCATGTTTCAATGTTACGGAAGTATTTGTCCAATCCATCCCATGTTCTTCGACACGAAGCATTGGATCTTTTGCCTAATCTGAGCTATGAAGAAGTGCCGGTTCAAATTATTGACCGCAAATTTACGGTGCTAAGGAACAAAGAAATTATCTTtgttaaagttctttggaggaatcatgaGATTGAAGAGGCTACATGGGAAACGGAGGAAGAGATGAGACAACGTTATCCAGATTTATTTTGA